TCCACGGTGATCGCGTCCAGCGTGATCGCGCGCAGCTCGGCCAGCTGGTTGCGCTCGTCCGCGGTCAGCACGCCCTCGCGCACGGCCTCGTCGAGCTGGGCGTCGTAATCCAGTGCCTGGATGCCCTTGCCCTTGAGTGCCTTGAGGAACTTGCGCTCGACCGGCTCCGCGGCCACAGCCTTGGCCAGGTAGCTGGCGATGCGGCCGCCGGGATTGTTCTCGCACGGGGTCAGGAACACACCCTGGGCAAGACGCTCGCGGGCCTCGTTGACGTTCATCAGCAGCGAGGCCACCCGGTGGCCCAGGCGATCGCCGGGGGCTTCGGCGCGACGACCGAGCGGGAAGATCAGCACCCACATCAGCCAGCCGATCGGACGGATCGGGAAGTTGCGCAACGCCGCCGACAGTGCGGTCTCGATGCGGTGCACGCTGTCATGGAAGGCCCAGGCCAGCAGCGGCTTGTCGCCTTCCGGCGCGCCTTCGTCGTGGTAACGCTTGAGGATCGCACTGGTCATGTAGACGTGGCTGAGCACGTCGCCGAGACGCCCGGACAGCGACTCCTTGAACTTCAGCTTGCCACCGAGCGTCAGCATCGACACGTCGGCCATCAGCGCGAGGTTGGCGGAATACCGGTCGAGCTTGCGGAAGTAGCGACGCGTGTAGTCGTCACCCGGCGCGGCACCGAACTTCGCACCGGTGATGCCGAACCACAGCGAACGCACCGCGTTGGAAATGCCGTAGCGGATATGGCCCATCAGGTTGCGGTCGAAGTCCTCGAGCCCGCGCCGGTGGTCGGGGTCCTGCGCGGCCTGCATCTCCTTCATCACCCACGGATGGCAGAGGATCGCGCCCTGGCCGAAGATCAGCAGGCTGCGGGTCATGATGTTGGCGCCTTCGACGGTCACGCCGATCGGTGCCGCCTGCCAGGCGCGGCCGGCGAAGTTGCGCGGGCCGAGGATGATGCCCTTGCCGCCAAGCACGTCCATGACATCGCTGATGACTTCGCGGCCCATCGAGGTGCAGTGATACTTGGCGATCGCCGACGGCACCGACGGCACGTCGCCACGATCGACCGCGGCGGCTGTGGCCTGCGCCAGCGCACTGATCGCATAGGCCTTGCCGCCGATACGCGCCAGCGCTTCCTCCACGCCTTCGAAGCGGCCGATCGACAGGCCGAACTGCTTGCGGATGCGCGCGTAGGCACCGGTCACCACCGCGCCGGCCTTGGCGCCGCCGCTGGCAGTCGAGGGCAGGGTGATCGAGCGGCCGATCGCCAGGCACTCGTTGAGCATGTTCCAGCCCTTGCCGGCCATGTCGGCACCGCCGACCAGCTGGCTGAGCGGGATGAAGACATCCGTGCCACGGATCGGGCCGTTCTGGAACGGCGAGTTGAGCGGGAAATGACGGCGGCCGATCTCCACGCCCGGCGTGTCGCGCGGCAGCAGCGCAAGGGTGATGCCGACGTCCTCGACGTCGCCCAGCAGCGCGTCGGGGTCGTACATGCGGAAGGCCAGGCCGATCAACGTCGCCACCGGCGCGAGCGTGATGTAGCGCTTGTCGAAGGTGAGGCGCACGCCCAGCACCTGCGCACCGTTCCACTCGCCCTTGCAGACGATGCCGTAGTCGGGGATCGAGGTCGCATCCGAGCCCGCGAACGGACCGGTCAGCCCGAAGCAGGGCACCTCGCGGCCGTCGGCCAGGCGCGGCAGGTACTGCTCCTTCTGCTCCGGGGTGCCGTAATGCACCAGCAGCTCGCCCGGACCAAGCGAGTTCGGCACGCCGACGGTGGAGCTCACCACGCTGGAGATCGACGACAGCTTCTGGATCACCTTGTGGTGCGCCAGCGCGCTGAATCCAAGGCCGCCGTATTCCTTGGGAATGATCATGCCGAAGAAGCGGTTCTTCTTGATGTAGTCCCACAGCTCCGGCTGCAGGTCGGCATGGATGTGGGTGATTTCCCAGTCGTTGACCATCCGGCACAGCTCTTCCACCGGGCCATCGAGGAACGCCTGTTCCTCGGCAGTGAGCTGCGGCTTCGGATAGTCCAGCAGCTTCTGCCAGTCCGGATCGCCGGTGAAAAGCTCGCCCTCGAAGCCGACCGAGCCGGTCTCCAGCGCGATGCGCTCGGTCTGCGACAACGGTGGCAGCACCTTGCGGAAGAACGTCAGCAGTGGCGCGGTGACCAGCGACTTGCGCAGTGGCGCCACCAGCAGCGGGATCGCAATCAGCGCAAGCACGACGAAGGCGACGATGGTGGCCGTCGCGCTGGCGCCAAGCAGCCAGCAGGCCACCAGCGCGGTGGCCGCCATCGCCACCCAGACCGGCAGGCGCATCCGGTGATAGGCCGCGAACATGCCGGTCAGCAGCAGGGCGAGAAACGGAACGACAACGCTCATGGAAGGCTCCGGGAAGGCATGAAGGGATGGGGCCGGACATCCCGGCAGCACCATACGCTTTAGTATGGTTACGCGGCGCGCGAAGTCAATCCCGCGCCCATGTGCCGTCCCACGATACGCTTTCCGGCGCCTGCGTACGGTAAACTCCGCGCCCATGAAAACTCCCAACGCGGCGAAGTCCGCCGATGCGCCGCGCACGGGCGAGCGCCAGGGGCGCCTGAGCGCCGACGACTGGGCGCAGGCCGCCCTCGACCTGATCGCCGAACAGGGCGTTGCCGCGGTGGCGGTGGAGTCGCTTGCCCGGCGCCTTGGCGTCACCAAGGGCAGCTTCTACTGGCATTTCCCGTCGCGCGATGCGCTGCTGCAGGCCGCGCTGGAGCGTTGGGAAAGCGTCGAGCAGGAAGCGGTGTTCGGCGAGCTCGAAAAGATCTCCGACCCGCGTGACCGCCTGCGCGCGCTGATCGAGATGGTTGCCCACGAGATCAAGCTGCACGTCGTCTACAGCGCCCTGCTGCAGGCGCTCGACCATCCCATCGTCAAGCCGGTGATCGGGCGGGTGTCGGAACGCCGGCTCGAGCACCTTGCGCGTTCGTATCGGGAAGTGGGCTTCGGTGTCGACGATGCACGTCACCGCGCACGCCTGGCCTACACGGCCTACGTGGGTTTCCTGCAGCTGTCGATCCAGCTTCCACAGTCGCGGCTGGATCACGAACAGTTCGATGCGTACATCGCCCACGTCATGGCGACGCTGATTCCGCCGCGCTGAAAATCCTGGGAAAAACGCCTGTTTCGGGCGCTTTTCCCGTCTCCATGATGCAGGTGCAGCAAACCTCCTGCGTCGTGTCCCTTAAAATGTCCTGCTGGACTGACATGGCGCGTGGCGCCAGGAGCATGCAATTGAACGCCGCCCGCCCCCTCCCGACTTCCAATACCGCATCCGCGACTTCGCTTGCGGAACTGCAGGCATGGGTCGATGACGTCGCCCGCCTGACGCAGCCTGACCGCATCCACTGGTGCGACGGCAGCGATGCGGAAAACAAGGCACTGCTCGCGTCCATGGAGTCCGATGGCACGCTGATCGCGCTGAATCCGGAAACCCATCCGAACTGCTGGCTGCATCGCTCCGATCCCGACGACGTTGCGCGTGTCGAGCACCTCACCTTCGTGTGCACCCGCGAGCGCGATGACGCCGGCCCGAACAACCACTGGATGGATCCGGCAGAAGCGCACAGCAGGATGGATGGGCTGTTCGAGGGCTGCATGCGCGGACGCACGATGTACGTGATCCCGTACTGCATGGGCCCGATCGAGTCGCCGCTCGCGCGCTGCGGCGTCGAGATCACCGATTCGCCGTACGTGGTGGCCAACATGCGGATCATGACCCGCATGGGCGCTGCCGCCCTGCGCCGCATCGAACGCGAGGGCAGCGAACGCACGGGGACCTTCGTGCGCGGCCTGCACTCGCTGGGCGAGCTGGACCCGAACCGCCGTTTCATCATGCACTTCCCGGAAGAGCTGACGATCAAGTCGTACGGCTCCGGCTACGGCGGCAACGCGCTGCTCGGCAAGAAGTGCCACGCACTGCGGCTTGCGTCCTGGCAGGCGCGCCAGGAAGGCTGGCTGGCCGAGCACATGCTCATCGTCGGCATCGAGAACCCGCAGGGCGAGACGCACTATGTCGCCGCCGCGTTCCCGAGCGCCTGCGGCAAGACCAACCTGGCGATGCTGATTCCGCCCGCGCGCTACCGCGAGGCCGGCTGGAAGGTGTGGACGGTCGGGGACGACATCTGCTGGATGCGTCCAGGCGCCGATGGCCGGCTGTGGGCGATCAATCCCGAAGCCGGCTTTTTCGGCGTGGCGCCGGGGACGTCGGCGAAATCCAACCCGAATGCGCTGGCCACGATCCAGCACGACACCATCTTTACCAACGTCGGCCTGACCGACGACGGCCAGCCGTGGTGGGAAGGCCTCGACGATCGCGTGCCCGCGTTCGACTGGAAGGGCCGCCCGTACGACCCGGCCAACGGCCCGGCGGCGCATCCGAATGCACGCTTCACCGTGTCCGCCGCGCAGTGCCCGTCGTATTCCGAGCGCGCCGAGGATCCGCAGGGCGTGCCGATCTCCGCGATCGTGTTCGGTGGCCGGCGCGCATCGCTGGTGCCGCTGGTGTTCGAGGCACGGGACTGGACCCATGGCGTGCAGGTCGGCGCCGCGATGGCCTCCGAAACCACCGCCGCGGCCACCGGCCAGGTCGGCGTGGTGCGTCGCGACCCGATGGCGATGAAGCCGTTCTGCGGCTACAACTTCGGCGACTATTTCGCCCACTGGTTGTCGTTCGATACCGCGGACGCGAAGCTGCCGAAGGTCTTCCACGTCAACTGGTTCCGGAAGGGCGACGACGGCAAGTTCGTGTGGCCCGGTTTCGGCGAGAACATGCGCGTGCTGGAATGGATCATCGGCCGCGTCGATGGCAAGGCGGACGCGGTGGAAACCCCGATCGGCCTGCTGCCCGATGCCTCGATGCTCGATCTCGATGGGCTGGACCTGTCGGCGGATGCACTCCGGACGCTGCTGGCGGTGGACGAGGCCGGGTGGGCCGCCGAACATGCCGATGTCCAGGCGCAGTACGCCGCCTACGGCGACCGCCTGCCGGAGCCGCTGCGCGGCTGATCGCGCACCGGGTTTGCGTCAAAGGAAAAGGCCTTCCCGTCAGGGAAGGCCTTTTTCTTGGCCGCGGTTCATGACAGCTGGTTACCAGCAGGATAAGTATCCGGCGAGCTGAAGAAATCCGCAGAACTTCCGTCCCCCGGCGCATCCTCCCGGGCGGGGCGCTGCCTGCCTACCGGTCCTGTGGGCGAGTGCTCCTGCAGGCGCTCCGCATGCATGGTGCGCAAGCGCGCGCCACCAGCTGACGCAGGACGCCCCCAAAAACTACGGCCCCTTGCGGGGCCGTAGCGTGTTGCGGTTACAGCACGTGGATCAGAAGCGCTGCTGGTACTTCATGTACACGAAGCGACCGATGTCGAAGCCGCCGTAGTACGAGAAGTTCGCGCTCGGCTGCGAGTACATCGGCGGGCCGTACTTCTCGAACACGTTGTTCGCACCCACCGCGATCGTCGCGTTCCACGGCGCCTGCCAACGGAACTGCACGTCGTTGAAGGTGGTCGAGCCGCTCTTGTTGCGACGCGACAGCGCGCTCGCCAGCGAGCCGTCGGCATTGATGATGCCGGTCGGCGCGTAGGTGATCTCGTTGCACTCGAGGTGCGGCGTCATCACCGAGCTGTTGAAGTAGGTGCAGCCTTCCTTCATCGAGGAGTAGTAACGGGCCGTCCAGCTGGCACCGAAATCGCCGTACTGCCAGCTCAGGCCCAGGTTGGAGCGCAGACGGAAGCTGGAGGTGTTGCCGACCGAGGACAGCGGCTTGCGCGGGTCGTTGGTGCTCACCAGCGCGTCGTACACGGTGTAGGTGGAGTTGGAGTTGACCGTGAAGTTGCCGTAGTCGCCTGCGTCCCAACGGTAGGTCAGGTCGATGTCGTAGCCTTCGGCCTTGCGGAAACCGGCGTTGCGGCTGCCGAAGCGCATGAAGTCGACGAAGCCCTGGCCCGCATCACGGGTGAACAGCTGCGGCGAGCAGCGGCTGGTGATGCCTTGGATGTAGCAGTCGTTGAGGATGGTGGTCGGCGAATCGGCGACGATGGTGTCAGCGATGCGGATCTTCCACCAGTCGACCGACGCGTTGAAACCCTCAAGGAAGCTCGGGCTCCAGACGAAACCGATGGTCTGCGACTTCGACAGCTCTGGCGTCAGCGTCGGATTACTGCCCGAGGTGAAGGCCACCGAAGTCTGCGAGTTCGGCGAGGCCACCGGAGTGCCACCCTGGCCGATCTGGCGATAGGTGTTGGCCAGCGCGCCCATTGCCGCGACGCAGTTGGCGCGCGTGGTGGCATTGTTGGCCGAGCTACCGAAGTTGGTATCGCAGGGATCGGTATAGAACGCGAACGTCTGCGAACCGCCACCGTACAGGTCGGAGATGGTCGGGGCGCGGAAGCCATCAGCCACCGTGGCACGCAGCATCAGCGACTCGAACGGCTTCCAGCGCAGGCCGAACTTGCTGTTGGTGGTCTCGCCGAAGGTGTCGAAGTCCGAGAAGCGCGTTGCGGCGGTCAGGGTCAGCTCTTCCGCGAACGGCAGGCCGGACAGCAGCGGCGCCTCGAGCTCGATGTAGGCCTCGTCAACGCGGTAGCCGCCGCCGGTGGGGCCGGCCGCCAGGTTGGTCGAGCCGCCGGTCTGCGCGAGCGCGTCAGGCGAGAACATGCCGTCTTCCTTGCGGCTCTCCACGCCGACCGCGAAGCCCAGGTCGCCGCCCGGCAGGGTGACGATCGAGCCGGCCAGGTTGGCCGAGAACACTTGGGTGGTGGTCTCGCCGGTGGAATGCTCTTCCTGGAAGATGAAGCGCTGCAGCGCATCATTGCCGGTCATGCCGCCCGGGGCGACCACGCCGTACTCGACGAAGGGGTTCCACGGCACGCAGCCGGTGTCAACCGCGCCAGGCGCGCCGCAGACGATCTGGCCCTGGGCGTTCCGGAACGACGGACCGACCGCGCGCGAGACGTTGGCGAGGTTGAGGTTGCCGAAGGAGGCCTGGGTCAGCTTGCTCTGGCTGTGCAGGTAGCCGACGTCCCAGTCGAAGATGCGGTCGCCGATCTCGAAGTAGCCTTCAAAGGTACCGCTGAAGCGGTACTGGTTGAAGTCGGAGCTGGTCGTGCGCGGCACTTCCCAGGTCCGGCGCCACCAGGTACCGATGTCCGTACCGATCGGGTTGAAGTAGCTGTCGGCGTCCATCGGCGTACCGAAAGACGCGGCCTGCATCGGATAGCCGGCGATCAGGCGGTCCGTGGTGCGGTTGAAGTACGCCAGGTTGGTGCGGAAGCGGACGGTGTCGGTGATGTCGTAGCTGCCGTCGACGAAGAGCGACTTCGTCTCGAGCGGCGTGTGCACGTCCATCTGCAGGTTGGTGTTGGTCTTGTCGGCGGTGGAGCCCGGCAGACAGTCAACCGGCGTACCGGTGCCGGCCGGGCAGCTGCCGGTGAACGTGTCCTGGTTGCGCCAGTTTGCCGGATTCGACAGGTCGCCGTTCGGATCGATCGGCACCAGACGCACCTGGGTGGCCGCGTTGGCCGGGAAGGTCACGTTCGGGAAGCGGCCTGCAGCCTGGGTGCGGTTGACCGTAAAACCACCGATGTAGCCGGCTGCGGTCCACTGGTCGGTCGGATGGCGGTCGGTACGGCTGAACTGCGAGAACCAGCGGTCCGCACCGGCCACACCGTCTTCCTTGCGCCAGTCACCGGTCACCGTCAGCGAGCCGCGGTCACCCGAGAAGCCGAGGGTGAAGTCGCCGTTGGTGATGGCGCCGTCGCCTTCGCTGTACTGGCCGTAGTAGACGTTGGCTTCCGCGCCTTCGAAGTTGGTGCGGGTGATGATGTTGATGACGCCGGCCATGGCGTCCGAACCGTAGATCGACGAGGCGCCGTCCTTCAGCACTTCGATCCGCTCGATGGCGGCGGCCGGGATGGCCGCGATGTCCTGCAGGCCGCTGGTGCTGATGCCCAGACGCTTGCCGTTGAGCAGGATCAGGGTGCGCGGGGCACCGAGGTTGCGCAGGCTGATGTAGCTGCCGCCGACGTTCTCACCCGACGACAGCGGAGCTGCACGGCTGATCGGCGGGGCACCGACGGCGCTGATGTTCTGCAGGATGTCCGCGACGGACTGGAAGCCCTGGCGCTGGATTTCCTCACGGGTCACGAAGGTCACCGGCTGGGCGGTTTCCACGTCCACCTGGCGGATGCGCGAGCCAGTGACCTGGATGCGGTCCAGCGTGGTCGCCTGCTGGCCTTCCTGGGCGATCGCGACGCCCGTGCCGGCAACGGCGGTGGTGCCCGCAACGAGCGCGAAGGTGATCGCGTCGCGGAGCTTGTTGGTCTTCAACATCATCTCTCTCTCCAAGTATGTCTTGGGAAATTCCCATGGGAACCCGCCAGTGGCGTCAAGGGAGACGCCTAATCCGGCAAGGCCGAGGCCGATACTAGTCCCCCTTGTCGAGAAATTAAAGTGTCGTTAACAAAAGGCGTGGATTGCGTGAGCTGACCATGCTAGAGCGTGTGGCGGCGCGCTTCCCAAGCGTGCGGGAACCGGGTGTAACCCCCGCAGGTATGGCGGAGCAATGACGCGATCGCAGCGAAGCCCGGCCTTCCGCTGGGCTTGTGTCCAAGCGGAAATTGCCGACGACCGGCAAAGCAAGGACATCCACTCGCCCAAGCGGGTGGGGATGTGGCGGGCTGGTCGTGGGTGTTGCAAGGGGGCCGCGTGCGAGCGCACGGCGGCCAGACGAGCGTTTAGAGATCCTGCTCGTAACGGACGTAGGGAACGGTGCCCTCGTCCTCGCCGTTCTCGCCACGCAGGGCGAACGGATTGCGGCCACGCGTGACGATATTGTCCGCGCCCACCGTGAGCTGGCCGCTCCACGGGGTACGCCAGGTCAGGCCGACGCCGAGGCCTTC
This portion of the Luteimonas yindakuii genome encodes:
- a CDS encoding acyl-CoA dehydrogenase; this translates as MSVVVPFLALLLTGMFAAYHRMRLPVWVAMAATALVACWLLGASATATIVAFVVLALIAIPLLVAPLRKSLVTAPLLTFFRKVLPPLSQTERIALETGSVGFEGELFTGDPDWQKLLDYPKPQLTAEEQAFLDGPVEELCRMVNDWEITHIHADLQPELWDYIKKNRFFGMIIPKEYGGLGFSALAHHKVIQKLSSISSVVSSTVGVPNSLGPGELLVHYGTPEQKEQYLPRLADGREVPCFGLTGPFAGSDATSIPDYGIVCKGEWNGAQVLGVRLTFDKRYITLAPVATLIGLAFRMYDPDALLGDVEDVGITLALLPRDTPGVEIGRRHFPLNSPFQNGPIRGTDVFIPLSQLVGGADMAGKGWNMLNECLAIGRSITLPSTASGGAKAGAVVTGAYARIRKQFGLSIGRFEGVEEALARIGGKAYAISALAQATAAAVDRGDVPSVPSAIAKYHCTSMGREVISDVMDVLGGKGIILGPRNFAGRAWQAAPIGVTVEGANIMTRSLLIFGQGAILCHPWVMKEMQAAQDPDHRRGLEDFDRNLMGHIRYGISNAVRSLWFGITGAKFGAAPGDDYTRRYFRKLDRYSANLALMADVSMLTLGGKLKFKESLSGRLGDVLSHVYMTSAILKRYHDEGAPEGDKPLLAWAFHDSVHRIETALSAALRNFPIRPIGWLMWVLIFPLGRRAEAPGDRLGHRVASLLMNVNEARERLAQGVFLTPCENNPGGRIASYLAKAVAAEPVERKFLKALKGKGIQALDYDAQLDEAVREGVLTADERNQLAELRAITLDAITVDDFDVHELRAATHYDRQPSGAHAARAVA
- a CDS encoding TetR/AcrR family transcriptional regulator, translated to MKTPNAAKSADAPRTGERQGRLSADDWAQAALDLIAEQGVAAVAVESLARRLGVTKGSFYWHFPSRDALLQAALERWESVEQEAVFGELEKISDPRDRLRALIEMVAHEIKLHVVYSALLQALDHPIVKPVIGRVSERRLEHLARSYREVGFGVDDARHRARLAYTAYVGFLQLSIQLPQSRLDHEQFDAYIAHVMATLIPPR
- a CDS encoding phosphoenolpyruvate carboxykinase (GTP) → MQLNAARPLPTSNTASATSLAELQAWVDDVARLTQPDRIHWCDGSDAENKALLASMESDGTLIALNPETHPNCWLHRSDPDDVARVEHLTFVCTRERDDAGPNNHWMDPAEAHSRMDGLFEGCMRGRTMYVIPYCMGPIESPLARCGVEITDSPYVVANMRIMTRMGAAALRRIEREGSERTGTFVRGLHSLGELDPNRRFIMHFPEELTIKSYGSGYGGNALLGKKCHALRLASWQARQEGWLAEHMLIVGIENPQGETHYVAAAFPSACGKTNLAMLIPPARYREAGWKVWTVGDDICWMRPGADGRLWAINPEAGFFGVAPGTSAKSNPNALATIQHDTIFTNVGLTDDGQPWWEGLDDRVPAFDWKGRPYDPANGPAAHPNARFTVSAAQCPSYSERAEDPQGVPISAIVFGGRRASLVPLVFEARDWTHGVQVGAAMASETTAAATGQVGVVRRDPMAMKPFCGYNFGDYFAHWLSFDTADAKLPKVFHVNWFRKGDDGKFVWPGFGENMRVLEWIIGRVDGKADAVETPIGLLPDASMLDLDGLDLSADALRTLLAVDEAGWAAEHADVQAQYAAYGDRLPEPLRG
- a CDS encoding TonB-dependent receptor plug domain-containing protein gives rise to the protein MMLKTNKLRDAITFALVAGTTAVAGTGVAIAQEGQQATTLDRIQVTGSRIRQVDVETAQPVTFVTREEIQRQGFQSVADILQNISAVGAPPISRAAPLSSGENVGGSYISLRNLGAPRTLILLNGKRLGISTSGLQDIAAIPAAAIERIEVLKDGASSIYGSDAMAGVINIITRTNFEGAEANVYYGQYSEGDGAITNGDFTLGFSGDRGSLTVTGDWRKEDGVAGADRWFSQFSRTDRHPTDQWTAAGYIGGFTVNRTQAAGRFPNVTFPANAATQVRLVPIDPNGDLSNPANWRNQDTFTGSCPAGTGTPVDCLPGSTADKTNTNLQMDVHTPLETKSLFVDGSYDITDTVRFRTNLAYFNRTTDRLIAGYPMQAASFGTPMDADSYFNPIGTDIGTWWRRTWEVPRTTSSDFNQYRFSGTFEGYFEIGDRIFDWDVGYLHSQSKLTQASFGNLNLANVSRAVGPSFRNAQGQIVCGAPGAVDTGCVPWNPFVEYGVVAPGGMTGNDALQRFIFQEEHSTGETTTQVFSANLAGSIVTLPGGDLGFAVGVESRKEDGMFSPDALAQTGGSTNLAAGPTGGGYRVDEAYIELEAPLLSGLPFAEELTLTAATRFSDFDTFGETTNSKFGLRWKPFESLMLRATVADGFRAPTISDLYGGGSQTFAFYTDPCDTNFGSSANNATTRANCVAAMGALANTYRQIGQGGTPVASPNSQTSVAFTSGSNPTLTPELSKSQTIGFVWSPSFLEGFNASVDWWKIRIADTIVADSPTTILNDCYIQGITSRCSPQLFTRDAGQGFVDFMRFGSRNAGFRKAEGYDIDLTYRWDAGDYGNFTVNSNSTYTVYDALVSTNDPRKPLSSVGNTSSFRLRSNLGLSWQYGDFGASWTARYYSSMKEGCTYFNSSVMTPHLECNEITYAPTGIINADGSLASALSRRNKSGSTTFNDVQFRWQAPWNATIAVGANNVFEKYGPPMYSQPSANFSYYGGFDIGRFVYMKYQQRF